One part of the Candidatus Aquiluna sp. UB-MaderosW2red genome encodes these proteins:
- a CDS encoding exodeoxyribonuclease III gives MLIATWNVNSIRARVNRVVAFLERTGVDVLGMQEIKCKPEQFPYAEFEAIGYKVIAHGLNQWNGVAFAYKAHLDPQDIEMEFAQQPSFKDVVEARAIGATFNGVRIWSVYVPNGRALDDPHMQYKLEFLDRLAATTAEQLEMDPDLEITLLGDFNVAPLDSDVYDLSMFETHISEPERQAFEAFEQIGLTDKVRELLPGSYTYWDYKELCFPKNNGMRIDFVLTSETLTNRIQSASIEREERKGEGPSDHVPVVIELSD, from the coding sequence CCGAGTAGTTGCCTTTTTGGAGCGCACCGGCGTTGATGTCTTGGGCATGCAGGAAATCAAGTGCAAGCCGGAGCAATTCCCCTACGCCGAGTTCGAGGCGATTGGCTATAAAGTCATTGCTCACGGTCTAAACCAGTGGAACGGGGTGGCATTTGCGTATAAGGCTCACCTTGACCCACAAGACATCGAAATGGAATTCGCTCAACAGCCGAGCTTCAAGGACGTGGTTGAAGCTAGGGCCATTGGTGCAACCTTTAACGGCGTGAGAATATGGTCGGTCTATGTGCCAAACGGCAGAGCACTGGATGACCCCCACATGCAATATAAGTTGGAGTTTCTGGACCGACTAGCTGCCACCACGGCTGAACAGCTCGAAATGGATCCCGATTTAGAAATCACGTTACTAGGGGATTTCAACGTGGCACCCTTGGACAGCGATGTCTACGACCTTTCGATGTTTGAAACCCACATTTCTGAGCCGGAGCGCCAAGCATTCGAGGCCTTTGAGCAGATTGGCCTCACCGATAAGGTCCGCGAATTACTCCCCGGCTCCTATACCTACTGGGACTATAAAGAGCTCTGCTTCCCCAAAAACAACGGCATGAGGATCGACTTTGTGCTCACCTCAGAAACTCTCACAAATCGAATTCAAAGTGCCTCAATTGAGCGCGAAGAGCGAAAAGGAGAAGGTCCAAGCGACCATGTTCCAGTGGTTATCGAGCTTTCCGACTAA